GACAGGCTTAAAACAATGATGAAAATGCTAAAAATCGATGAAGATGAGGAAATCAGACATAAACAAATTAGTAAATCAGTGGAAAATGCTCAAAAACGTATTGAAAGCAGAAACTTTTCATCAAGAAAAAGCCTTATCGAGTACGATGATGTAAACAATACTCAAAGAGAGGTTGTTTACGAGCAAAGGGATGCTATCCTGAAAAATGAAAACTTGAAAGAGTTAATTACAAATATGATTTCAGATACTGTAGATGACATCGTAAATTCAGCCTATGTAGGTGAAGGAAATGGCGAAAAGGATTTTAACCTTCTATCAGACAAGCTTATGGAAACATTTGAATATGAAATTTCAGAAGATTTACAAAATTCAAATTCAGAAGAAATTTCAAATAAGGTTTATGAAGATTTAGTAAGAATTTATGATGAAAAAGAAGAGGCAATTGGAGAAGAAATATTTAGAAGAATTGAAAGATACATCATGCTGGAAGTGCTGGATTCTAAATGGCGACAACATTTGAAGGATTTAACAGAACTGCGTGAAGGGATAAGACTACGTTCTTATGGACAAAGAAATCCTATTCATGATTATAAAATCGTAGCTTATGAAATTTACAATGAAATGATTGACGCAATAAAACGTGAAACAAGTTCATTTATCTTAAAATTAAGAGTTCGTAGTGAAGAAGATACAAACAACTTGACTCATGAAGAAGTTTCAAATGTAAGATATGAACACGAGGAAAACCAAATGATAGGTGATGATGTTTCAGATAGAACACCAAATGAATCACACCGTCCGCTTTCAAGAAGAGAAAGAAGAGAACGTGAAAGAAGAAATGTTTAATTTTGAAAAGTCTTTACCAATTTATATTTTACAATAATAAATAAACATATAAAAAGAGTCGCTTAATTGCGACTCAATTTTTTAAACAAAATTCTTATAAATTTACGCTTTTTCAGCCATCATATCCTTAACTTTCATAAGCCTTGTGATGCTTGATCTTTCATTTTCATCAAGTTTCATCTGAATATAACGGATTGTTTCTTCAAGCTGTGGAATTGTCATATATTCCAGCGCATTTACACGCCGTCTTGTTTTTTCCACTTCATCTGCCATAAGCTGACATGCCTTTTCGATTTCTACCAGTTCCAGCAAGTCTTTCATTACCCGATTCAAGCCATCAACAGCATCATCCAAATCAGCAGATGTTTGAGCATATCCATAAGGATAAGATACTTCTGCATTTTCCATATCTCTATTAAAAGTCATTGTTGGCACAATTACACTCATTACATTTTTTGTTTTTATATCTGCTAAAAGTTTGTCTTCTGAATATGCGATAGCACTTTCAAGCATTTCATCGGACATTACACCTCTTGCAAGCAAGAAATCCTTAAATGAATTTTGTAATTTCCCTTCCACTTCTTCACGCAATTTTCTATTCTGCTTTATCAAAATAATAAATTGACGCATAAGTTCGTCTTGCTTGTCCTTTAACAGTTTATGTCCACTTTTAGCAGTTTTTAGACGTATCTTTAAACGGCTCAGTTCCATTCTTGTAGGATTTACATTTAATCTTGCCATAGTCTATTCATCTCCTGCAGGCAAATATTTTTCCAAATATTCGTCTCTAATTCTTTTCAACTCTGTTCTTGGTAATATTTTTAGTAAATCCCATCCTAAATTTAAAGTGTCTTCAATAGTTCTGTTATTATCAAACCCTTGAGCTACATATTGTTCCTCAAATGCAGTTGTAAATTTAACAAATGCCTTATCAGTTTCAGACAATGCTGATTCCCCTAGGATTACAGCCAGCTCCTTAGCTTCCTTACCAGTTGCATAAGCCGCAAATAATTGGTTCATTGTATCTGCATGATCTTCTCTAGTTTTTCCTTTTCCAATCCCTTTATCCTTCAATCTTGAAAGTGATGGTAAAACATTTATTGGAGGCATTAAGTTCTGTTTGTATAAATCTCTTGACAAGATTATTTGCCCCTCTGTAATATATCCAGTCAAATCTGGAATCGGATGTGTCTTGTCATCTTCTGGCATTGTTAAAATTGGTATTTGCGTAATTGAACCTTCACGCCCTTTAATTCTTCCTGCTCTTTCATAAATTGTGGATAAGTCAGTATACAGGTATCCAGGATATCCTCTTCTTCCAGGAACTTCTTTTCTTGCTGCCGAAACTTCCCTTAACGCTTCACAATAGTTAGTCAAGTCAGTCAAAATTACAAGTACGTGCATTCCTTTCTCAAATGCCAAGTATTCTGCACAAGTAAGTGCCATTTTTGGTGTAGACAAACGTTCAATTGCAGGATCGTCAGCCAAGTTCATAAATAATACTGCCCTGTCAATTGCTCCTGTTTTTACAAAATCTTCTGTAAATGTCTGAGCTTCTTCAAAGGTAATTCCAATCGCTCCAAACACTACCGCAAATTTTGAATCTGTTCCCAAAACTTTTGCCTGTCTTGCAATTTGAAGTGCTAATTCTGCATGTGGAAGCCCTGAACCAGAGAAAATTGGTAATTTTTGACCTCTAACAAGGGTATTTAGTCCATCAATCGCAGAAACTCCTGTTTGAATAAATTCTGACGGATAATCACGTGCAACTGGATTTATAGCCGTTCCATTTATATCTAATGTTTTTTCAGGAATTATTTTTGGTC
This is a stretch of genomic DNA from Leptotrichia hofstadii. It encodes these proteins:
- a CDS encoding V-type ATP synthase subunit D: MARLNVNPTRMELSRLKIRLKTAKSGHKLLKDKQDELMRQFIILIKQNRKLREEVEGKLQNSFKDFLLARGVMSDEMLESAIAYSEDKLLADIKTKNVMSVIVPTMTFNRDMENAEVSYPYGYAQTSADLDDAVDGLNRVMKDLLELVEIEKACQLMADEVEKTRRRVNALEYMTIPQLEETIRYIQMKLDENERSSITRLMKVKDMMAEKA
- a CDS encoding V-type ATP synthase subunit B, with translation MLKEYKTIKEIVGPLMVVEGVEGIKYEELVEIETQNGELRRGRVLEVNGDKAVVQLFENSAGINLKDSKVRFLGRPLSLGVSEDMIGRVFDGLGRPKDNGPKIIPEKTLDINGTAINPVARDYPSEFIQTGVSAIDGLNTLVRGQKLPIFSGSGLPHAELALQIARQAKVLGTDSKFAVVFGAIGITFEEAQTFTEDFVKTGAIDRAVLFMNLADDPAIERLSTPKMALTCAEYLAFEKGMHVLVILTDLTNYCEALREVSAARKEVPGRRGYPGYLYTDLSTIYERAGRIKGREGSITQIPILTMPEDDKTHPIPDLTGYITEGQIILSRDLYKQNLMPPINVLPSLSRLKDKGIGKGKTREDHADTMNQLFAAYATGKEAKELAVILGESALSETDKAFVKFTTAFEEQYVAQGFDNNRTIEDTLNLGWDLLKILPRTELKRIRDEYLEKYLPAGDE